Proteins found in one Nitratiruptor sp. SB155-2 genomic segment:
- a CDS encoding response regulator transcription factor, whose protein sequence is MKTKILLLEDDNVLSETMVDILESRGFSIKHVISGEEALDATFQEEFDLLILDVNVPTINGFDLLKNLRDGGITTPAIFITARTDIDSLAQGFEVGADDYLKKPFDFDELLIRIEALLRKTFHTRADEIVIGDFRFYIGKDELYKNGDYIALPPAELKLTRLFFQQRGHTIEKSLLLETLNEGTFASENALRVHINRLRKIGLPILTVKGIGYRLETS, encoded by the coding sequence ATGAAAACAAAAATACTACTTCTTGAAGACGACAATGTTTTATCAGAAACTATGGTAGATATTCTTGAAAGCCGTGGGTTTTCTATAAAGCATGTAATAAGCGGAGAAGAAGCGCTAGATGCAACATTTCAAGAAGAGTTTGATCTCTTAATACTTGATGTAAATGTTCCAACTATCAATGGTTTTGATCTGCTTAAAAACCTAAGAGATGGAGGTATTACTACTCCTGCCATTTTTATAACAGCTAGAACCGATATCGATTCATTGGCTCAGGGGTTTGAAGTGGGGGCTGATGATTATCTCAAAAAGCCCTTTGACTTTGATGAACTGTTAATCCGTATTGAAGCACTACTTCGCAAAACTTTTCATACAAGAGCTGATGAAATTGTAATAGGAGATTTTCGTTTTTATATAGGGAAAGATGAGCTTTACAAAAATGGTGATTATATTGCGCTACCACCAGCAGAACTAAAACTTACAAGACTCTTCTTCCAACAAAGAGGTCATACGATAGAAAAATCGTTGCTCCTTGAAACACTCAATGAAGGAACTTTTGCAAGTGAAAATGCACTCAGAGTCCATATCAACAGACTTCGTAAAATTGGACTGCCAATTTTGACTGTCAAAGGGATAGGGTATCGGCTTGAAACATCATGA
- the infC gene encoding translation initiation factor IF-3 yields MSKKKDQVLLNEQIDAPEVRCVGDDGTQYGIVSRDEALKIAEQKGLDLVLIAPNANPPVCKIMDYGKFKYQQEKKLKEAKKKQTKIEVKEIKLSVKIAQNDIDYKVKHAREFLEKGKHVKFRVFLRGREMAHPEAGVEVLEKIIPLIEDIGVVEKKPHLEGRYVNMLVIPKKEEKKK; encoded by the coding sequence TTGAGTAAGAAGAAAGATCAGGTGCTCCTCAATGAACAGATAGATGCACCAGAGGTTCGATGTGTAGGTGATGACGGTACGCAGTACGGGATTGTTAGTCGTGATGAGGCGTTGAAAATCGCAGAGCAAAAGGGTTTAGACCTTGTCCTCATAGCCCCTAATGCCAATCCGCCTGTTTGTAAGATAATGGATTATGGCAAGTTTAAATATCAGCAAGAGAAGAAACTGAAAGAAGCCAAGAAAAAACAGACAAAAATAGAGGTTAAAGAGATCAAACTCTCTGTCAAAATTGCCCAAAACGATATTGATTATAAAGTCAAACATGCAAGAGAGTTTCTCGAAAAAGGAAAACACGTGAAGTTTCGCGTTTTCTTGAGAGGTCGAGAAATGGCTCATCCTGAAGCGGGCGTAGAGGTACTTGAAAAGATTATCCCATTGATCGAGGATATCGGAGTTGTTGAAAAGAAACCCCATCTTGAAGGCCGATATGTCAATATGCTCGTTATACCTAAAAAAGAGGAAAAGAAGAAGTAA
- a CDS encoding efflux RND transporter periplasmic adaptor subunit: MAPQQPIITIVQPKDVWVRIYIDERKAGAVKLHQKAKIRLRSQSKKLFDGYVARIEPKSDPVTEERVVDIACAKVPKPFFLNEQAEATIYVGKLKNVVIIPAKVLIHGGVWVYKNGKVHFQKVKVLATKNDKVAVDGLKAGTKILIPDLHKKPLSEGTKVFL, translated from the coding sequence ATTGCACCACAACAGCCCATTATCACGATTGTTCAGCCAAAGGATGTTTGGGTGCGTATCTATATTGATGAGCGAAAGGCAGGTGCTGTTAAGCTTCATCAAAAAGCAAAAATTAGGCTTCGCTCTCAATCTAAAAAGCTTTTTGATGGTTATGTCGCACGAATTGAGCCAAAAAGTGATCCAGTAACTGAAGAGCGCGTAGTTGATATTGCGTGTGCTAAAGTACCTAAACCCTTTTTTCTCAACGAACAGGCTGAAGCTACAATTTATGTAGGAAAACTAAAAAATGTAGTCATTATTCCAGCAAAAGTATTGATACATGGTGGTGTTTGGGTATACAAAAATGGGAAAGTCCACTTCCAAAAAGTAAAAGTGTTAGCAACAAAAAATGATAAAGTTGCGGTAGATGGTTTGAAAGCTGGGACGAAGATATTGATACCAGACCTCCATAAAAAACCTCTTAGTGAAGGGACAAAAGTTTTTCTATGA
- a CDS encoding putative bifunctional diguanylate cyclase/phosphodiesterase yields MEVIKKEFSKKIEGLVPKEAQKQLQLIADDIINKCVSFYTEREALVILDEKRNVIEIDGIFSQWFNISKAEVEEGSFIDLFDLVYKSVIEDFLDELHHKGYASLKGIYLNLHNHRLFVDLKGEVIEIDGRRYYILFFKNKEFDAINFKLNEIERETANLVLRVKTFEPMMRVVLDIFIRSGLFDFGWVAKVDLKRKKIIPLVVDGDSHISQEFMKQIYDFTAFKSILDVLIHKEDVITSEDLLSKDLKSQIIFPLKRKWEFDKSEEVAYLVLVASKQKIRFDEEKRNRLREVMYKINMAISEIMLQQKADLLLATDPLTALPTRDIFFKEIDANIEYEQHFAIVLIDVDKLRKVNDVMGFWAGDEVLKHLANFLTKKLPDPIIARIGTDEFGIIVKGGKKEIYHALDILEKFNEQYVKVDGKKLYVSISMGVAFYPEDRRKKESLFLLAEKALKEAKRKGGKQIEFANKNITFLPKDYLDLERELKEAVSKKEYLLYYQPIIDIRNGRVWGAEALLRWNSKKRGLVPPNVFISILEESALINEVGELILEDICKTAKEFEEHDLRIAFSMNLSVTQLLNRNMAQEIIMAVEHHEVKPQQLIVEITESVLMENVDRLKSQLEELHENGIQIEIDDFGTGYSSLSYLKHLPITNLKIDMEFIRSMPSDEEDRAIVGAIISMAKALQKGTIAEGVEQKEQLDILTNLGVDYIQGYYFAKPMPKEELKQFLDRFDMKNYIV; encoded by the coding sequence ATGGAAGTAATAAAAAAAGAGTTTTCAAAAAAGATCGAGGGACTGGTTCCAAAAGAGGCTCAAAAGCAGCTGCAGTTGATAGCCGATGATATAATCAACAAATGTGTGAGTTTCTATACAGAGCGCGAAGCTTTGGTAATTTTGGACGAGAAAAGGAATGTCATAGAAATAGACGGGATATTTTCGCAATGGTTTAACATATCGAAAGCAGAAGTCGAAGAAGGCTCTTTTATAGATCTTTTCGATCTTGTGTATAAAAGTGTAATTGAGGATTTTTTGGATGAACTGCATCATAAAGGATATGCGAGTCTCAAAGGGATCTATCTGAATCTGCACAATCATCGACTTTTTGTCGATTTGAAGGGTGAAGTGATAGAGATCGATGGAAGAAGATATTATATTCTATTTTTCAAAAACAAAGAGTTTGACGCTATCAATTTCAAACTCAACGAAATTGAGAGAGAAACTGCAAATCTCGTACTTCGGGTTAAAACATTTGAACCTATGATGAGAGTAGTACTGGATATTTTTATCCGATCGGGTTTGTTTGATTTTGGTTGGGTAGCGAAAGTGGATCTTAAAAGAAAAAAGATTATCCCTTTGGTGGTCGATGGTGATTCGCACATAAGCCAAGAGTTTATGAAACAGATCTACGATTTTACTGCATTCAAGTCTATTTTGGATGTTCTGATTCATAAAGAGGATGTGATCACATCTGAAGATCTTCTTTCGAAAGATTTAAAAAGCCAGATCATCTTCCCTTTAAAACGAAAATGGGAGTTCGATAAAAGCGAAGAGGTGGCTTATCTCGTGTTAGTCGCTTCTAAGCAAAAGATCCGTTTCGATGAAGAGAAGAGAAACCGACTCCGGGAAGTGATGTACAAAATCAATATGGCGATCAGTGAAATAATGCTGCAGCAAAAAGCGGATTTGCTGCTTGCGACAGATCCTCTCACCGCACTGCCGACACGGGATATTTTTTTCAAAGAGATCGATGCCAATATCGAATATGAGCAACATTTTGCTATTGTTCTTATTGATGTGGATAAGCTAAGAAAAGTAAACGATGTGATGGGGTTTTGGGCTGGAGATGAAGTATTGAAGCATTTGGCAAACTTTTTAACGAAGAAGCTCCCTGATCCTATCATTGCCCGTATCGGTACGGATGAGTTTGGAATTATTGTAAAAGGAGGGAAGAAGGAGATCTATCACGCTTTGGATATATTAGAAAAATTTAATGAACAATATGTCAAAGTCGATGGAAAAAAACTTTATGTCTCTATCAGTATGGGTGTAGCTTTTTATCCTGAAGATAGAAGAAAAAAAGAGTCTCTTTTTTTATTGGCTGAGAAAGCTTTGAAAGAGGCGAAACGAAAAGGTGGCAAACAGATCGAGTTTGCCAATAAAAATATCACTTTTTTGCCAAAAGACTATCTCGATCTTGAACGTGAACTCAAAGAGGCAGTTTCCAAAAAAGAGTATCTGCTCTATTATCAACCGATCATTGATATTCGTAATGGCAGAGTATGGGGTGCAGAAGCACTGCTTCGATGGAACAGCAAAAAAAGAGGGTTGGTACCTCCAAATGTCTTCATCTCCATACTTGAAGAAAGCGCTCTTATCAATGAAGTGGGTGAATTAATCTTGGAAGATATATGCAAAACGGCTAAAGAGTTTGAGGAACACGATCTGCGTATAGCGTTTTCTATGAATCTCTCTGTGACCCAACTCCTCAACCGCAATATGGCACAAGAGATCATTATGGCGGTAGAACATCATGAGGTGAAACCACAGCAGCTTATTGTCGAGATAACAGAGTCTGTTTTGATGGAAAATGTCGATAGACTCAAATCCCAGCTTGAAGAACTACATGAAAATGGAATTCAAATAGAGATCGATGATTTCGGAACCGGATACAGTTCGCTGAGCTATCTGAAGCATCTACCTATTACGAATCTCAAAATCGATATGGAGTTTATTCGGTCCATGCCTTCTGATGAAGAGGATCGGGCCATTGTAGGAGCGATTATCTCGATGGCGAAAGCGCTGCAAAAAGGAACGATTGCCGAAGGGGTTGAACAAAAAGAGCAGCTTGATATCTTGACAAATCTTGGTGTGGACTATATTCAAGGCTACTACTTTGCAAAACCGATGCCAAAAGAAGAGTTAAAGCAATTTTTGGATAGATTTGATATGAAAAACTATATCGTTTAA
- the rpmI gene encoding 50S ribosomal protein L35, which produces MPKMKTHRGAAKRFKKTKNKIKRGSAFRSHILTKKSPKTKRHLRAPHYVSKVDEPRVIELISTY; this is translated from the coding sequence ATGCCAAAGATGAAAACCCATCGCGGTGCAGCAAAACGGTTCAAAAAGACCAAAAACAAAATCAAAAGAGGAAGCGCTTTTCGAAGCCATATATTGACGAAGAAAAGCCCGAAGACTAAAAGACACTTGAGAGCTCCTCACTATGTGAGCAAAGTGGATGAGCCACGCGTAATCGAGTTGATATCTACATACTAA
- a CDS encoding TolC family protein, which produces MNDCIHKSFKKGSTILKKTLQLLVLMSLFAISLSAKTLSLQECIDKALKNYPDVKTGRFKAEQAKKDISLQKSSYLPQLSLSAEYDLQRTYVMPQAGQFHTIDNDGWSVGMQVRQKIYDFSQTTNLIKSSKMKKEIAKLRFKDTKALLRYRVKMIYALLLVQKEALEAREKDLLAKKALYHQAQALYAQGLKTQADVHRFYASVKEAEDALAQARADYKKSIATLEALTGLHLSTNIVLDSGILMQKFEVSKDLHTLLSNNLQTKIAQKDIQATALEAKAAKNVKWGSIDALAQISHVKSLSSYDTTLLGIQYSLPLYTGGKLSAQAQKAKIATLIAKERTESIKRSIIEEHKKIMADLEEIESRIEAQKAQERALIETKKLLNARYKVGLTTYIEVLDAQAAWLHVKLGLLNALYQRAASIFKLEYLNGK; this is translated from the coding sequence ATGAATGATTGCATACACAAAAGCTTTAAAAAAGGCTCAACAATATTGAAAAAAACTTTACAGCTTTTGGTGCTAATGTCCCTTTTTGCAATATCATTATCCGCCAAGACTCTTTCGCTTCAAGAGTGTATCGACAAAGCACTCAAAAATTATCCAGATGTGAAAACAGGACGATTCAAGGCAGAGCAGGCAAAAAAAGATATATCTTTGCAAAAAAGCTCTTATTTGCCACAGCTATCTTTATCAGCCGAATATGACCTACAACGCACCTATGTAATGCCGCAAGCAGGGCAGTTTCATACTATCGACAATGATGGATGGAGCGTAGGAATGCAAGTTCGTCAAAAGATCTATGATTTTTCTCAAACTACGAACCTCATAAAATCTTCAAAAATGAAAAAAGAGATCGCAAAACTACGTTTCAAAGATACAAAGGCACTTCTGCGCTATCGAGTAAAAATGATATATGCCCTGCTACTAGTACAAAAAGAGGCTTTGGAAGCAAGAGAAAAAGATCTTTTAGCTAAAAAAGCTTTATACCATCAAGCACAAGCGCTCTATGCTCAAGGACTCAAGACCCAAGCCGATGTGCACCGCTTCTATGCCAGTGTCAAAGAGGCTGAAGATGCACTGGCGCAAGCACGCGCAGATTACAAAAAAAGTATCGCTACTCTTGAAGCGCTAACGGGACTTCATTTGTCAACCAATATCGTATTGGATAGTGGTATCCTTATGCAAAAGTTTGAAGTTTCAAAAGATCTGCATACTTTGCTTTCAAACAATCTTCAAACAAAAATTGCCCAAAAGGATATACAAGCCACGGCTTTAGAAGCAAAAGCTGCCAAAAATGTAAAGTGGGGCAGTATAGATGCTTTGGCTCAGATAAGCCATGTAAAGAGTCTTTCTAGTTATGATACTACCCTTTTGGGAATACAATACTCTTTGCCTCTTTATACCGGTGGAAAATTGAGTGCCCAGGCACAAAAAGCAAAAATAGCAACACTGATTGCAAAAGAGCGCACAGAGAGCATCAAACGATCCATTATTGAAGAGCATAAAAAAATCATGGCAGATCTTGAGGAGATAGAGTCTCGCATTGAAGCACAAAAAGCACAAGAGAGAGCTTTAATAGAGACAAAAAAACTTCTAAACGCACGCTATAAAGTAGGTCTAACTACCTATATAGAAGTGCTTGATGCACAAGCAGCATGGCTACATGTGAAACTTGGATTGTTAAACGCTCTTTACCAAAGAGCTGCATCTATTTTTAAACTGGAGTATTTAAATGGGAAATAG
- a CDS encoding ABC transporter ATP-binding protein: protein MENIGIKVENLSKTFGTGEAAFTILKNASFEIKKGEFVALVAPSGAGKTTLLMMIGCVEKPTSGKIWLGNDLVWNEDHWSIPDTRRIRCEKLGFIFQAHYLIPFLNVIENVILIPLTNGIPRKVAEEKAMELLKYFDIADKAYNMPSELSGGQNQRAAIARALSNDPQIILADEPTAALDMARAIDVVKMLKKLAVEQNVAVIMVTHDERLLSYCDRVLTIKNKKVVEKREDVKII from the coding sequence GTGGAAAATATAGGAATAAAAGTTGAAAACTTAAGCAAAACTTTTGGAACAGGAGAAGCGGCATTTACTATCTTGAAAAATGCCTCTTTTGAGATAAAAAAGGGAGAATTTGTTGCACTGGTAGCACCAAGTGGAGCTGGAAAAACCACCCTTCTTATGATGATAGGATGTGTGGAAAAGCCTACAAGCGGCAAAATATGGCTTGGCAATGATCTTGTGTGGAATGAGGATCACTGGAGTATTCCAGATACCAGGCGTATACGCTGTGAGAAACTGGGGTTTATTTTTCAAGCACACTATCTTATCCCCTTTTTAAATGTCATCGAAAATGTGATTTTGATACCTCTTACCAATGGAATTCCTCGAAAAGTAGCAGAAGAAAAAGCGATGGAGCTTTTGAAATATTTTGATATTGCAGATAAAGCCTATAATATGCCAAGCGAGCTTAGCGGCGGTCAAAACCAACGCGCGGCAATTGCCAGAGCACTTTCTAATGATCCGCAAATTATTTTGGCGGATGAACCAACTGCTGCGCTTGATATGGCACGAGCTATCGATGTTGTTAAAATGCTTAAAAAACTGGCAGTTGAGCAAAATGTTGCTGTGATTATGGTAACCCATGATGAGAGGCTTCTCTCCTATTGCGATAGAGTCTTAACGATTAAAAATAAAAAAGTGGTGGAAAAAAGAGAAGATGTGAAGATTATCTAA
- a CDS encoding SIR2 family NAD-dependent protein deacylase codes for MEFCLEMIKNIYILSGAGLSAPSGIPTFRDGGLWDNINIDEVATHEAWLKNPKKVIAFFDQRRIELAHCQPNRAHYFFASLPNAIHLTQNVDDLCEKAGDNPIHLHGKLTEIRCEVCKKIWDIGYTAQPNNCHFCGSFNVRPNVILFGEVASNYRYLYTTKADIFIAVGTSGKVIDIADIAQNYPVSILINPKREKRVTMFGEFEEYIDEYFTFFIQKSADEAIKDLKKLLKEL; via the coding sequence GTGGAATTTTGTCTTGAAATGATAAAAAATATCTATATTCTCAGCGGTGCGGGACTATCTGCTCCAAGCGGCATTCCTACCTTTCGAGATGGCGGTCTTTGGGATAACATCAATATCGATGAGGTTGCAACCCATGAAGCCTGGCTGAAAAATCCCAAAAAAGTGATCGCATTTTTTGATCAAAGGCGAATAGAGCTCGCGCATTGTCAGCCAAACAGAGCCCACTATTTTTTTGCTTCACTCCCAAATGCTATTCATCTGACACAAAATGTGGATGATCTATGTGAAAAAGCCGGGGATAACCCTATCCATCTGCATGGGAAGTTGACAGAGATTCGATGTGAAGTGTGTAAAAAGATTTGGGATATCGGATATACCGCTCAACCAAATAACTGCCACTTTTGTGGCAGTTTCAATGTCCGCCCTAATGTTATACTTTTTGGAGAAGTTGCATCCAACTATCGCTATTTGTATACAACGAAGGCCGATATTTTCATAGCGGTGGGAACAAGTGGCAAAGTGATCGATATAGCAGATATCGCTCAAAACTATCCTGTCTCTATTTTAATCAATCCAAAAAGAGAAAAACGCGTGACAATGTTTGGGGAGTTCGAAGAGTATATCGATGAGTACTTTACCTTTTTTATCCAAAAAAGCGCCGATGAAGCGATAAAAGATTTAAAAAAACTTTTAAAGGAATTGTGA
- a CDS encoding sensor histidine kinase produces the protein MGGPPNEFSQEYKYRFVLAKGRHIDIRNFTIKKDRFVKLIPLRFGDKYLEVSKPIHDFKKKLRNLTYKIVAIQLLLLLLFAIISYKLAKNAIKPLKESIELLDSFSKDLIHDLNTPITSIKLNLTLLNQMPQLKENRILQRLQKSVQTISELHENFTIFLEEKTFKKIKTNICPIVKEVVEIQKPLYPNFTFTVECRSFVATINPKAFKQMLLNIVSNACRYNRPNGYVKVYYKGGSLIIEDSGIGIENPEKIFHRNYSESGSSGLGLDIVKRLAMAMQIDIDVKINENGGALFILTMR, from the coding sequence ATGGGTGGACCGCCAAATGAATTTTCCCAAGAATACAAATACCGTTTTGTCTTGGCAAAAGGACGTCATATCGATATTAGAAACTTTACAATAAAAAAAGATCGTTTCGTAAAACTCATACCATTGCGTTTTGGTGACAAATATCTTGAGGTAAGCAAACCCATTCATGATTTTAAGAAAAAACTCAGAAATCTTACATATAAAATCGTAGCAATACAGCTTCTCCTGTTACTCCTTTTTGCCATTATTAGTTACAAATTGGCTAAAAATGCTATAAAGCCACTCAAAGAGAGTATAGAACTTCTCGATAGTTTTTCAAAAGATTTGATTCATGATCTCAACACCCCTATAACCTCAATAAAACTCAATCTTACACTCCTCAATCAAATGCCACAATTAAAAGAAAACAGAATCCTCCAAAGACTTCAAAAGAGTGTACAAACAATTTCGGAACTCCATGAAAATTTCACAATATTCCTTGAAGAAAAAACTTTCAAAAAAATAAAGACTAATATCTGTCCAATTGTAAAAGAGGTTGTAGAGATACAAAAACCCCTTTACCCAAATTTTACTTTCACAGTTGAATGTAGAAGTTTTGTAGCCACTATCAATCCTAAAGCATTCAAACAGATGCTATTAAACATTGTCTCCAATGCATGCCGTTACAATCGACCAAATGGCTATGTAAAGGTCTATTACAAAGGAGGCTCTCTCATTATCGAAGATAGCGGTATCGGTATCGAAAACCCCGAAAAAATCTTTCATCGCAATTACAGTGAAAGTGGAAGCAGCGGACTTGGACTCGATATAGTTAAACGTCTTGCTATGGCAATGCAGATTGATATCGATGTTAAAATAAATGAAAATGGGGGTGCCCTTTTCATCTTAACGATGCGTTAA
- a CDS encoding heme-binding domain-containing protein, whose product MLIQFVPYGRDHTNPPVVAEPQWANEWTRQTFMRTCGDCHSNKTKWPWYSNIAPISWLVAHDVKEGREHFNVSMWGHQKKNEGEDAAEEVMKGEMPPLAYL is encoded by the coding sequence ATTCTCATTCAGTTTGTTCCTTATGGACGTGATCATACTAATCCACCTGTAGTTGCAGAACCCCAGTGGGCTAATGAGTGGACACGGCAAACATTCATGCGCACTTGCGGTGACTGCCACTCCAATAAAACCAAATGGCCATGGTATAGCAATATCGCACCTATATCATGGCTAGTGGCCCATGATGTAAAAGAAGGACGGGAGCATTTCAATGTCTCTATGTGGGGCCATCAGAAAAAGAATGAAGGCGAAGATGCTGCCGAAGAGGTAATGAAAGGGGAAATGCCACCTTTAGCCTATCTTTGA
- a CDS encoding ABC transporter permease, with amino-acid sequence MINLALKDIAHAKLKFIVTAMGLGMLLGIVLIMIGVYRGLIIDAQVLLDDIGADLWIVQENSLGPFAQSSRIHEDLKNTLKVQEGIQKTAALAFMGFQIRTPNGQMKRIYSVGYDPFGEISPINPKRIIAGRAIQKKHYEVVVTDKLGFQLGDKIPMGRDIYTVVGITKGTVSSGGEPLIYLSLADAQKLQFLYSNPRIRNDRARGLNVKSDSHLVNAVVATLKPGFDPKSVAQKIERWKHVSVYTDKQQRWILTVNVIEMARKQIGMFTVILIAVSTIIIALIIYTMTLEKIKEISIMKLIGIPNSMIVKMIMQETLILGILAFIFANIFAHTIYDKFPKRVVLQTPDAWGLFGVVLLASFLASLFGVYKALKADERQAIGG; translated from the coding sequence ATGATCAATTTGGCTCTAAAAGATATTGCACATGCAAAGCTTAAATTTATCGTCACGGCAATGGGTTTAGGAATGCTTCTTGGGATTGTTCTTATCATGATTGGTGTCTATAGAGGGCTGATAATAGATGCTCAGGTACTCCTTGATGATATAGGAGCCGATTTATGGATAGTGCAAGAAAACAGCCTTGGCCCCTTTGCGCAAAGCTCCAGGATTCATGAGGATTTAAAAAATACGCTCAAAGTGCAAGAAGGGATACAAAAGACAGCGGCTTTAGCTTTTATGGGATTTCAGATACGAACACCAAATGGACAAATGAAGCGAATTTACAGTGTGGGTTATGATCCCTTTGGGGAGATTTCACCAATCAATCCAAAAAGAATCATCGCAGGAAGAGCCATTCAAAAGAAGCATTATGAGGTGGTAGTGACAGATAAACTTGGCTTTCAACTAGGAGATAAAATCCCTATGGGAAGAGATATTTATACAGTAGTTGGAATTACAAAAGGAACTGTCTCTTCAGGTGGAGAACCTTTAATCTATCTTAGTTTAGCTGATGCCCAAAAACTGCAGTTTCTCTATTCTAATCCCCGCATACGAAACGATAGAGCAAGAGGACTTAATGTAAAATCAGATAGCCATCTTGTCAATGCAGTTGTAGCTACCCTTAAACCAGGCTTTGATCCTAAAAGTGTTGCACAAAAAATAGAGCGCTGGAAGCATGTAAGCGTCTATACAGATAAACAGCAGCGCTGGATTTTAACTGTCAATGTCATCGAGATGGCTAGAAAACAGATTGGTATGTTTACTGTTATTTTAATTGCTGTTTCAACCATTATCATTGCACTGATTATCTATACAATGACACTTGAAAAAATAAAAGAGATATCCATTATGAAGCTCATTGGAATTCCAAATTCTATGATTGTTAAAATGATTATGCAAGAGACCCTAATCTTGGGAATTTTGGCTTTTATTTTTGCCAATATCTTTGCCCATACCATCTATGACAAATTCCCAAAACGAGTAGTATTGCAGACTCCAGATGCTTGGGGACTATTTGGTGTAGTTCTTCTGGCTTCATTTTTGGCAAGCCTCTTTGGTGTCTATAAAGCTTTAAAAGCGGATGAGCGCCAAGCTATCGGAGGATAA
- the rplT gene encoding 50S ribosomal protein L20, whose protein sequence is MRVKTGTVRRRRHKKILKQAKGFYSGRRKHFRKAKEQLERSLVYAYRDRKQKKREFRKLWITRINAACRLNDISYSRFIHGLSKAGIELDRKILADMAMNEPEAFKAVVEKAKAAL, encoded by the coding sequence ATGAGAGTAAAAACAGGAACAGTTCGAAGAAGAAGACATAAAAAGATCCTCAAGCAGGCAAAAGGTTTTTATAGCGGTAGAAGAAAACATTTTAGAAAAGCAAAAGAGCAGTTAGAGAGAAGTCTCGTATATGCATACCGCGATAGAAAACAGAAAAAGAGAGAATTTAGAAAGCTTTGGATAACAAGAATCAATGCTGCATGCCGACTCAATGACATCAGCTATTCACGATTTATTCATGGACTCAGTAAAGCTGGCATCGAACTCGATAGAAAAATCTTGGCAGATATGGCTATGAACGAACCAGAGGCTTTTAAAGCAGTTGTAGAAAAAGCGAAAGCCGCACTTTAA
- a CDS encoding SufE family protein: protein MTMDEALQQIKEDFDLLQDPNAIVEYILELGQTNEMRLPDELKNDQTKIHGCASDAWMVEECKDGKCHFTVEGSSEMAKGMIPLMLKIFNDRTPDEILSFDPQKLYSLGFDKILSPTRLQGMEAFLKRIYGFAQKCKENQ, encoded by the coding sequence ATGACTATGGATGAAGCATTGCAACAAATCAAAGAGGATTTCGATCTATTACAGGATCCCAATGCAATTGTCGAATATATTTTGGAATTAGGACAAACAAACGAGATGAGATTGCCTGATGAACTGAAAAACGACCAGACAAAAATCCATGGATGCGCCAGTGATGCATGGATGGTAGAGGAATGCAAAGATGGAAAATGCCATTTTACTGTTGAGGGAAGCTCAGAAATGGCAAAGGGGATGATTCCTTTGATGCTCAAAATCTTTAACGATAGAACTCCTGATGAGATTCTATCCTTTGACCCACAAAAGCTCTACTCTTTAGGATTTGATAAGATCTTGAGTCCAACGAGACTGCAGGGAATGGAGGCGTTTTTAAAACGAATCTATGGGTTTGCCCAAAAGTGTAAAGAGAATCAATAA